Proteins encoded together in one Kitasatospora albolonga window:
- a CDS encoding RNA polymerase subunit sigma-70: MSDLTTTTATGAGAGAGAGETGASGDTGVDARLEGHRTELTGYCYRMLGSAFEAEDAVQDTLVRAWRNFDKFEGRSSLRSWLYRIATNVCLDMLNAGNKRARPVDLTDPTPLAQAALTPRPENVWLEPMPDGRVLPTVQDPAEAAVARESVRLAFIAALQHLPPKQRAVLILREVLAWKAAEVAELLETSVASVNSALQRARATLTERAGRVPDAADPLDEEQRKLLERYVKAFEGYDMAALTALLHEDAVMTMPPFDLWLRGTSDITGFMTTIGAACAGSRLVPVPANGSPGFAHYKPDPEGSGFVPWAVQVIDIQDGAVSGMHCFLDVERWFPLFGLPDRLPAATAGE, encoded by the coding sequence ATGAGCGATCTGACCACGACGACGGCCACGGGTGCGGGGGCGGGTGCTGGGGCCGGTGAGACCGGGGCCTCCGGTGACACCGGCGTCGACGCCCGCCTCGAAGGCCACCGGACCGAGCTGACGGGGTACTGCTACCGGATGCTCGGCTCGGCGTTCGAGGCCGAGGACGCGGTGCAGGACACCCTGGTGCGGGCCTGGCGCAACTTCGACAAGTTCGAGGGCCGCTCCTCCCTGCGCTCCTGGCTCTACCGCATCGCCACCAACGTCTGCCTGGACATGCTGAACGCGGGCAACAAGCGGGCCCGCCCGGTCGATCTGACCGACCCGACCCCGCTCGCCCAGGCCGCGCTCACCCCCCGCCCGGAGAACGTCTGGCTGGAGCCGATGCCGGACGGCCGCGTCCTGCCCACCGTCCAGGACCCGGCGGAGGCCGCCGTGGCGCGGGAGTCGGTGCGCCTGGCGTTCATCGCCGCCCTCCAGCACCTGCCGCCCAAGCAGCGGGCCGTGCTGATCCTGCGCGAGGTGCTCGCCTGGAAGGCCGCGGAGGTCGCCGAGCTGCTGGAGACCTCCGTCGCCTCGGTCAACAGCGCCCTCCAGCGGGCCCGCGCCACCCTGACCGAGCGGGCGGGCCGGGTCCCGGACGCGGCGGACCCGCTCGACGAGGAGCAGCGGAAGCTGCTGGAGCGCTATGTGAAGGCGTTCGAGGGGTACGACATGGCCGCCCTGACCGCGCTGCTCCACGAGGACGCGGTGATGACGATGCCGCCGTTCGACCTGTGGCTCCGGGGCACCTCCGACATCACGGGCTTCATGACGACCATCGGCGCGGCCTGCGCGGGCTCCCGGCTGGTGCCGGTACCGGCCAACGGGTCCCCCGGCTTCGCGCACTACAAGCCCGATCCGGAGGGGTCCGGTTTCGTGCCGTGGGCGGTGCAGGTCATCGACATCCAGGACGGGGCGGTCTCGGGGATGCACTGCTTCCTGGACGTGGAGCGCTGGTTCCCGCTGTTCGGCCTCCCCGACCGGCTTCCGGCGGCGACGGCCGGGGAGTGA
- a CDS encoding LysR family transcriptional regulator, whose protein sequence is MAHQRSSQPRLSPSSYEEDIRAVLAPRLAYFEAVARHEHVTRAAHELGVPQSTLSRAMVRLEEDLGVALFARKGRTVSLTPAGRTFLASAERALAEVEKAADSVRADADPTAGRVSFGFLHTMGSETVPALIRAFRADHPKVRFQLVQNYGEAMIERLRAGGLDLCLTSPVPDAPDLVTRRLDEQRLRLVVPDDHRLATRRRIRLAEAADETFVTLEPGYGLRRITDDLCAEAGFTPRVAFEGEEAETLRGLVAAGLGVALLPPPAVARPGVVELTVTAPRAVREIGVAWLDGHPDTPPVAAFKRFLLSRRGNLLPE, encoded by the coding sequence ATGGCGCATCAACGCAGCTCACAGCCTCGGCTGTCACCGAGCAGTTACGAAGAAGACATCCGGGCCGTCCTCGCGCCACGCCTCGCGTACTTCGAGGCGGTCGCCCGGCACGAGCATGTGACCCGCGCCGCACACGAGCTCGGCGTCCCGCAGTCCACGCTCTCGCGGGCCATGGTCCGGCTCGAAGAGGACCTGGGCGTCGCCCTGTTCGCCCGCAAGGGCCGTACGGTCTCGCTCACCCCGGCCGGCCGCACCTTCCTCGCCTCCGCCGAACGGGCCCTGGCCGAGGTGGAGAAGGCCGCCGACTCGGTCCGGGCCGACGCCGACCCCACGGCGGGCCGGGTCTCCTTCGGCTTTCTGCACACCATGGGCTCGGAGACCGTACCCGCCCTGATCCGCGCCTTCCGCGCCGACCACCCGAAGGTCCGCTTCCAGCTCGTCCAGAACTACGGCGAGGCCATGATCGAACGGCTCCGCGCGGGCGGCCTCGACCTCTGCCTCACCTCACCCGTGCCCGACGCCCCCGACCTGGTCACCCGCCGCCTGGACGAACAGCGCCTGCGCCTGGTGGTCCCCGACGACCACCGCCTCGCCACCCGCCGCCGCATCCGCCTCGCGGAGGCCGCCGACGAGACGTTCGTGACCCTCGAACCGGGTTACGGCCTCCGCCGCATCACCGACGACCTCTGCGCGGAGGCGGGATTCACCCCGCGCGTCGCCTTCGAGGGCGAGGAGGCCGAGACCCTGCGCGGCCTGGTCGCCGCCGGTCTGGGGGTGGCCCTGCTGCCGCCGCCCGCGGTCGCCCGGCCGGGCGTGGTCGAGCTGACGGTGACGGCGCCCCGCGCGGTCCGCGAGATCGGGGTCGCCTGGCTGGACGGCCACCCCGACACCCCGCCGGTCGCCGCCTTCAAACGGTTCCTGCTCTCCCGGCGGGGGAACCTGCTGCCGGAATGA
- a CDS encoding PspC domain-containing protein translates to MAALVRPTEGRMIGGVCAGLARRFGTSAGTMRIIFVVSCLLPGPQFLIYLALWALLPSEKSSSSATAW, encoded by the coding sequence ATGGCCGCACTGGTCCGCCCCACCGAAGGCCGCATGATCGGCGGCGTGTGCGCGGGGCTGGCACGGCGCTTCGGCACCTCGGCCGGCACGATGCGCATCATCTTCGTCGTCTCCTGCCTGCTGCCCGGCCCGCAGTTCCTCATCTACCTGGCCCTGTGGGCGCTGCTGCCCTCGGAGAAGTCCTCCTCGTCCGCGACGGCCTGGTGA
- a CDS encoding two-component sensor histidine kinase produces MTERTKRSIRAGLRWTSLRLRLVVVFALVALTAAVSASGIAYWLNREAVLTRTQGTALDDFRRQMQDTAAALPARPLEEDLQRAAGQMASGGPGYDVLLVDERERGRPMVGFSDLDTFTLEDVPDPLRKQVARKQPLTSNNEHEYHLFWQRTSIAGTPYLVAGTRIIGGGPTGYMLKSLDQERQDLNSLAWSLGIATTLALIGSALLAQAAATTVLRPVQRLGDAARKLGEGKLDTRLTVSGTDELADLSRTFNRTASSLEKKVADMSAREESSRRFVADMSHELRTPLTAITAVAEVLEDEADSLDPMIAPAVHLVVSETRRLNDLVENLMEVTRFDAGTARLVLDDVDVADQVTACIDARAWLDAVDLDAERGMMVRLDPRRLDVILANLIGNALKHGGSPVNVKVRTEGEELVIEVRDHGPGIPEEVLPHVFDRFYKASASRPRSEGSGLGLSIAVENAHIHGGDITAANSPEGGAVFVLRLPRDASKLTGGGGVEDPNGREDGDGSRGGDRDGDGEAS; encoded by the coding sequence GTGACGGAGCGAACCAAGCGGTCGATCCGGGCCGGTCTGCGCTGGACCAGCCTGCGGCTGCGGCTCGTCGTGGTGTTCGCGCTGGTGGCGCTGACCGCCGCGGTCTCCGCGTCGGGGATCGCGTACTGGCTCAACCGCGAGGCCGTGCTGACCCGTACGCAGGGCACCGCGCTCGACGACTTCCGGCGGCAGATGCAGGACACGGCGGCGGCGCTGCCTGCCCGGCCCCTCGAGGAGGACCTCCAGCGGGCCGCCGGGCAGATGGCGTCCGGCGGCCCCGGTTACGACGTGCTGCTGGTGGACGAGCGCGAGCGCGGCAGGCCGATGGTCGGCTTCTCCGACCTGGACACCTTCACCCTGGAGGACGTACCGGACCCGCTGCGGAAGCAGGTGGCCCGCAAGCAGCCGCTGACCTCGAACAACGAGCACGAGTACCACCTGTTCTGGCAGCGTACGAGCATCGCAGGCACCCCGTACCTCGTCGCCGGTACGCGGATCATCGGCGGCGGCCCGACCGGGTACATGCTCAAGTCCCTGGACCAGGAGCGGCAGGACCTCAACTCGCTGGCCTGGTCGCTGGGGATCGCCACCACCCTCGCCCTGATCGGCTCGGCGCTGCTGGCGCAGGCCGCCGCGACGACCGTGCTGCGCCCGGTGCAGCGGCTCGGTGACGCGGCCCGCAAGCTGGGCGAGGGCAAGCTCGACACCCGGCTCACGGTCTCCGGTACGGACGAACTCGCCGATCTCTCCCGTACGTTCAACCGGACCGCGAGCTCGCTGGAGAAGAAGGTCGCGGACATGAGCGCACGGGAGGAGTCGAGCCGGCGGTTCGTCGCCGACATGTCCCACGAGCTGCGCACCCCGCTGACCGCGATCACGGCGGTGGCGGAGGTGCTGGAGGACGAGGCGGACAGTCTCGACCCGATGATCGCGCCCGCCGTGCACCTCGTGGTCAGCGAGACCCGGCGGCTGAACGACCTGGTGGAGAACCTGATGGAGGTGACCCGCTTCGACGCGGGCACGGCCCGCCTGGTCCTGGACGACGTGGACGTGGCCGACCAGGTCACCGCGTGCATCGACGCCCGGGCCTGGCTGGACGCGGTGGACCTGGACGCGGAGCGCGGCATGATGGTCCGGCTCGACCCACGCCGCCTGGACGTGATCCTGGCCAATCTGATCGGCAACGCCCTCAAGCACGGCGGTTCGCCGGTGAACGTGAAGGTGCGGACCGAGGGCGAGGAGCTGGTCATCGAGGTACGGGACCACGGTCCGGGCATCCCCGAGGAGGTGCTGCCGCACGTCTTCGACCGCTTCTACAAGGCGAGCGCCTCCCGGCCGCGTTCGGAGGGCAGCGGGCTCGGCCTCTCCATCGCCGTGGAGAACGCGCACATCCACGGCGGTGACATCACGGCCGCCAACTCCCCCGAGGGCGGGGCGGTCTTCGTCCTGCGGCTCCCGCGCGACGCCTCGAAGCTGACGGGCGGCGGCGGGGTGGAGGACCCGAACGGGCGCGAGGACGGTGACGGGTCCCGGGGCGGGGACCGGGACGGGGACGGTGAGGCGTCATGA
- a CDS encoding peptidase S8 produces the protein MVSPAMAQPGQKGASDTRALTGAQHHLTLITGDRVTVDDEGRPVKFEPAKGREHIPVQRMSSKGHTLVIPADARQLISSGKLDQRLFDVTELSKPESLRSQRGGLKLIVGYRGAAKAAKAQVRDAGGTEVGRSLRSLNAESVVTPTEDAPEIWEALTDSDDSRATTAAGIDRVWLDGVRQASLDRSVPQIGTPAAWKAGFTGKGVKIAVLDTGTDSTHADLKGQILASKNFSASKDTKDRVGHGTHVASIAAGTGAASKGKFKGVAPDAKLLSGKVLDDEGYGEDSGILAGMEWAVAQGADIVNLSLGGEDTPDVDPLEAAVNKLTAEKGVLFAIAAGNEGDGAGTVGSPGSADAALTVGAVDVKDKLAEFSSRGPRVGDGAVKPDVTAPGVDITAAIPGKSLIAQEVGQKPAGYSTISGTSMATPHVAGAAALLKQQNPGWKATELKGVLTASTKAGAYSPFQQGSGRISVDRALKQSVVAEPSSVSFGTQQWPHTDDKPVTRNVTYRNLGTSDITLDLSLTSTGPKGKPAPAGFFTLGANQVTVPAGGTADVTLTTDTRLGGTLDGAYSAYLVATGGGQTVRTAAAVDREVESYDLTVKHIDRAGKAASNAAITIYDLSGGAGGSFVNARVVNGTTKIRLPKGTYTVDSAIFNGSKFSQGVNTIAQPKVAVTKNTSLTFDARKAKLVNITVPDKKAKPKMFVAEYSVSTKANGFGSGWLLDEAKNFRTLHVGPQPTGVSVAQHWSASWTAGSKTQYSIATGGKVKKLATGYSRKFTAKQLAKVKVGMGAGAPKKKGTVTPWGFLPTNDSAWSFASGQNLPGTRTLYLSTADKVKWGLEFAQLGPVQNGFPTYDSAYSLGDEATYKAGKSYTKSVNTPVFGPLVNNDHGVVREDNWISAYVPLLADSKGNADLFQNYSSVKTVLYRNGKKIGQNDDPLTGNPFQVPSGAANYKLTSSVKRSAKISPLSTQVDVAWTFRSKKTGLAVLPVSTVRFSPAVGVDGRAKAGKTVSVPVKVTGAAAGKNLKSLTTYVSYNKGKTWKKVTVKKGKITVKNPAKGKGISFSANVTDKKGNKSSVKIYNAYLGK, from the coding sequence ATGGTCAGTCCGGCCATGGCCCAGCCTGGTCAGAAGGGGGCGTCCGACACCCGGGCGCTGACCGGAGCCCAGCACCACCTGACCCTCATCACCGGTGACCGGGTCACCGTGGACGACGAGGGCCGGCCGGTGAAGTTCGAGCCCGCCAAGGGGCGCGAGCACATACCGGTCCAGCGGATGAGCAGCAAGGGACACACGCTCGTCATTCCGGCCGACGCCCGTCAGCTCATCAGCTCGGGCAAGCTCGACCAGCGGCTGTTCGACGTCACCGAGCTGAGCAAGCCGGAGAGTCTCCGGTCCCAGCGGGGCGGCCTGAAGCTGATCGTCGGCTACCGGGGCGCGGCCAAGGCCGCCAAGGCGCAGGTCCGCGACGCGGGCGGCACCGAGGTCGGCCGGAGCCTGCGGTCGCTGAACGCCGAGTCGGTGGTCACGCCGACCGAGGACGCGCCGGAGATCTGGGAAGCGCTCACCGACAGCGACGACAGCCGGGCCACCACCGCGGCGGGCATCGACCGCGTCTGGCTGGACGGCGTCCGTCAGGCGAGCCTGGACCGGAGCGTCCCGCAGATCGGCACCCCGGCGGCCTGGAAGGCCGGCTTCACCGGGAAGGGCGTCAAGATCGCGGTCCTGGACACCGGGACCGACAGCACCCACGCCGACCTCAAGGGCCAGATCCTGGCCTCGAAGAACTTCAGTGCCTCCAAGGACACGAAGGACCGGGTCGGCCACGGCACGCACGTCGCCTCGATCGCGGCGGGCACCGGTGCCGCGTCGAAGGGCAAGTTCAAGGGTGTGGCCCCGGACGCCAAGCTGCTCTCCGGCAAGGTGCTGGACGACGAAGGCTACGGCGAGGACTCCGGCATCCTGGCCGGGATGGAGTGGGCGGTCGCGCAGGGCGCCGACATCGTCAACCTGAGCCTCGGCGGCGAGGACACCCCCGATGTGGACCCGCTGGAGGCAGCGGTCAACAAGCTGACGGCCGAGAAGGGCGTCCTGTTCGCCATCGCGGCGGGCAACGAGGGCGACGGCGCCGGTACGGTCGGCTCCCCGGGCAGTGCGGACGCCGCGCTGACCGTGGGCGCGGTCGATGTCAAGGACAAGCTGGCGGAGTTCTCCAGCCGTGGTCCGCGCGTCGGTGACGGGGCCGTCAAGCCGGATGTCACCGCCCCCGGTGTGGACATCACGGCGGCGATCCCGGGCAAGTCGCTGATCGCCCAGGAGGTGGGCCAGAAGCCCGCCGGTTACTCCACCATCTCAGGTACGTCGATGGCCACCCCGCATGTCGCGGGCGCCGCCGCCCTGCTGAAGCAGCAGAACCCGGGCTGGAAGGCCACCGAGCTGAAGGGCGTGCTCACCGCGTCCACGAAGGCCGGGGCGTACAGCCCGTTCCAGCAGGGCTCCGGCCGGATCTCGGTGGACCGCGCGCTCAAGCAGAGCGTCGTCGCCGAGCCCTCGTCGGTGAGCTTCGGTACACAGCAGTGGCCGCACACCGACGACAAGCCCGTCACCAGGAACGTCACCTACCGCAACCTCGGTACGAGTGACATCACGCTCGACCTGAGCCTCACGAGCACCGGTCCCAAGGGCAAGCCCGCACCGGCCGGCTTCTTCACCCTCGGCGCCAACCAGGTGACCGTCCCGGCGGGCGGCACGGCCGATGTGACGCTGACGACCGACACCCGCCTCGGCGGCACCCTCGACGGCGCGTACTCCGCGTACCTGGTGGCCACGGGCGGCGGTCAGACCGTGCGCACGGCCGCCGCGGTCGACCGCGAGGTGGAGTCGTACGACCTGACGGTCAAGCACATCGACCGCGCCGGCAAGGCCGCTTCCAACGCCGCCATCACGATCTACGACCTGAGCGGCGGGGCGGGCGGTTCCTTCGTGAACGCGCGCGTCGTGAACGGTACGACGAAGATACGGCTGCCGAAGGGCACGTACACCGTCGACTCGGCCATCTTCAACGGCTCCAAGTTCTCGCAGGGCGTCAACACGATCGCCCAGCCGAAGGTCGCCGTCACCAAGAACACCTCGCTGACCTTCGACGCCCGCAAGGCGAAGCTGGTGAACATCACGGTGCCGGACAAGAAGGCCAAGCCCAAGATGTTCGTGGCGGAGTACTCCGTCAGCACGAAGGCCAACGGCTTCGGCTCCGGCTGGCTGCTGGACGAGGCGAAGAACTTCCGCACCCTGCACGTCGGTCCGCAGCCCACCGGCGTTTCGGTCGCCCAGCACTGGTCGGCCTCCTGGACGGCGGGGTCGAAGACCCAGTACTCCATCGCCACGGGCGGCAAGGTCAAGAAGCTCGCGACCGGCTACAGCCGGAAGTTCACCGCGAAGCAGTTGGCCAAGGTGAAGGTCGGCATGGGTGCGGGCGCGCCGAAGAAGAAGGGCACGGTCACCCCGTGGGGCTTCCTGCCCACGAACGACAGCGCCTGGTCCTTCGCGTCGGGGCAGAACCTGCCCGGCACCCGCACGCTGTACCTCTCCACCGCCGACAAGGTGAAGTGGGGCTTGGAGTTCGCCCAGCTGGGCCCCGTCCAGAACGGCTTCCCGACCTACGATTCCGCGTACAGCCTCGGGGACGAAGCCACCTACAAGGCGGGCAAGTCGTACACGAAGTCCGTGAACACCCCGGTCTTCGGACCGCTGGTGAACAACGACCACGGCGTCGTGCGTGAGGACAACTGGATCTCGGCCTACGTGCCGCTGCTGGCGGACAGCAAGGGCAACGCCGACCTCTTCCAGAACTACTCGTCGGTCAAGACCGTCCTGTACCGCAACGGCAAGAAGATCGGCCAGAACGACGACCCGCTGACCGGAAACCCCTTCCAGGTCCCGTCGGGCGCGGCGAACTACAAGCTGACGAGCTCGGTGAAGCGCAGCGCGAAGATCAGCCCGCTCTCCACGCAGGTGGACGTGGCCTGGACCTTCCGCTCCAAGAAGACCGGCCTGGCCGTGCTGCCGGTCTCCACGGTCCGCTTCTCTCCGGCGGTCGGCGTCGACGGCCGGGCCAAGGCGGGCAAGACCGTCTCCGTTCCGGTGAAGGTGACCGGTGCGGCTGCCGGTAAGAACCTGAAGTCGCTGACGACGTACGTCAGTTACAACAAGGGGAAGACCTGGAAGAAGGTCACCGTGAAGAAGGGCAAGATCACGGTGAAGAACCCGGCGAAGGGCAAGGGCATCTCCTTCTCGGCCAACGTCACCGACAAGAAGGGCAACAAGTCCTCGGTGAAGATCTACAACGCGTACCTGGGCAAGTGA
- a CDS encoding alpha/beta hydrolase, translating into MAQRALPLPAARLGRAVSTAGAPYEVSGVVLLLPDGEPDSRRRPSPLSYAIQLPFARALARAGEGDGLAVHVLRYRHRGWNDTDAHPAEDAAWAADEVQRRYGDVPVCLVGHGMGGRAALRAAGHGAVNSVLAMAPWLPEHTTAEPEPVKQLVGRRVLIVHGTNDERTDPELSYRLAERAKKSNRDTCRFEVHSDGNALRQHRSEVVALAADFIRGSLFARSYARPVKDALAAPPPLGLRMPLAAGFGRSLRH; encoded by the coding sequence ATGGCACAGCGCGCACTCCCCCTGCCTGCCGCCAGGCTGGGACGGGCCGTCTCGACGGCCGGAGCACCATACGAGGTCAGCGGCGTGGTCCTGCTGCTCCCGGACGGCGAACCCGACTCACGGCGCCGTCCCTCCCCCCTTTCGTACGCGATACAGCTGCCGTTCGCCCGTGCGCTGGCGCGCGCCGGGGAGGGGGACGGGCTTGCGGTGCACGTTCTGCGCTACCGCCACCGGGGCTGGAACGACACCGACGCGCACCCCGCCGAGGACGCCGCCTGGGCGGCGGACGAGGTCCAGCGGCGGTACGGGGACGTGCCCGTCTGCCTGGTGGGCCACGGGATGGGCGGGCGGGCGGCGCTGCGGGCCGCCGGGCACGGGGCGGTGAACTCGGTGCTGGCGATGGCCCCCTGGCTGCCGGAGCACACCACCGCCGAACCGGAGCCGGTGAAACAGCTCGTGGGGCGGCGGGTGCTGATCGTGCACGGCACCAACGACGAGCGCACCGACCCGGAGCTGTCGTACCGGCTGGCCGAGCGGGCGAAGAAGTCCAACCGGGACACCTGCCGCTTCGAGGTCCACTCGGACGGGAACGCGCTGCGCCAGCACCGCTCCGAAGTGGTCGCGCTGGCCGCCGACTTCATCCGCGGATCGCTCTTCGCCCGGTCCTACGCCCGCCCGGTCAAGGACGCGCTGGCCGCTCCGCCGCCGCTGGGGCTGCGGATGCCGCTGGCGGCGGGGTTCGGACGGTCGCTGCGGCACTGA
- a CDS encoding adenosine deaminase: MTSQTLNVPDSDQIRRAPKVLLHDHLDGGLRPGTIIELARAQGYDSLPETEADKLGIWFREAADSGSLPRYLETFAHTCAVMQTRDALFRVAAECAEDLAEDGVVYAEIRYAPEQHLEGGLTLEEVVEAVNAGFREGERIARANGHRIRVGALLTAMRHAARALEIAELANSYRDQGVVGFDIAGAEAGFPPTRHLDAFEYLKRENNHFTIHAGEAFGLPSIWQALQWCGADRLGHGVRIIDDIEIAEDGSVTLGRLASYVRDKRIPLEMCPTSNLQTGAATSYAEHPIGLLRKLHFRVTVNTDNRLMSGTSMSREFELLTEAFGYTLDDMQWFTVNAMKSAFIPFDERLAMINEVVKPGYAELKSEWLFRQTAVTSGSAASAS; encoded by the coding sequence ATGACGAGCCAGACCCTGAATGTCCCCGATTCCGACCAGATCCGGCGCGCCCCCAAGGTGCTGCTCCACGACCACCTCGACGGCGGCCTCCGCCCGGGCACGATCATCGAGCTGGCCCGCGCGCAGGGGTACGACTCCCTGCCCGAGACCGAGGCCGACAAGCTCGGCATCTGGTTCCGCGAGGCCGCCGACTCCGGTTCGCTGCCCCGGTATCTGGAGACCTTCGCCCACACCTGCGCCGTCATGCAGACCCGTGACGCGCTCTTCCGGGTGGCCGCCGAGTGCGCCGAGGACCTCGCCGAGGACGGTGTCGTCTACGCGGAGATCCGGTACGCCCCCGAGCAGCACCTGGAGGGCGGGCTGACCCTCGAAGAGGTCGTCGAGGCGGTCAACGCGGGCTTCCGCGAGGGCGAGCGCATCGCCCGCGCCAACGGCCACCGCATCCGCGTCGGCGCCCTGCTCACCGCGATGCGGCACGCGGCCCGCGCGCTGGAGATCGCCGAACTCGCCAACAGCTACCGGGACCAGGGCGTCGTCGGCTTCGACATCGCGGGCGCCGAGGCGGGCTTCCCTCCCACCCGCCACCTCGACGCGTTCGAGTACCTCAAGCGGGAGAACAACCACTTCACCATCCACGCGGGCGAGGCGTTCGGCCTGCCGTCGATCTGGCAGGCCCTCCAGTGGTGCGGCGCCGACCGGCTCGGCCACGGGGTGCGGATCATCGACGACATCGAGATCGCCGAGGACGGCTCGGTCACCCTCGGCCGCCTCGCCTCCTACGTACGGGACAAGCGCATCCCGCTGGAGATGTGCCCGACGTCCAACCTCCAGACCGGCGCCGCCACCTCGTACGCGGAGCACCCGATCGGGCTGCTGCGGAAGCTGCATTTCCGCGTCACCGTGAACACGGACAACCGCCTCATGAGCGGGACGAGCATGAGCCGGGAATTCGAGCTGCTGACCGAGGCATTCGGATACACGCTCGACGACATGCAGTGGTTCACCGTCAATGCGATGAAATCAGCTTTCATTCCTTTCGATGAACGTCTCGCGATGATCAACGAGGTCGTCAAGCCCGGTTATGCCGAGCTGAAGTCCGAGTGGCTTTTCCGGCAGACCGCTGTGACCAGCGGTTCTGCTGCTTCCGCGAGCTGA